Sequence from the Sphingomonas suaedae genome:
AGAAGCAGAGCGTCACATTGACCATCGTCCCATCGTCGGTCAGCGCCTTGCACGCTTTCAGCCCCTCGATCGTCATCGGCAGCTTGACCGCGACATTGTCGGCGATCTTCCGCACCACTTCGGCCTCACGCATCATGCCGTCATAATCGAGTGCGACGACTTCAGCGGAAACCGGTCCGTCGACAATGCCGCAAATCTCCTCGACCACTTCCAGGAAATTGCGGCCCGCCTTGTGAATCAGCGACGGGTTGGTCGTCACGCCATCGAGCAGCCCGGCGTCCGCCAGTTCGCGGATATCATTGGTGTCGGCGGTATCGGCAAAGAACTTCATGGGGGGTGCTCCGTGAAATGTGACAGTTGTATTACGGCGCGCTAAGGGGTGCGCGATTCTTTCGAGTAGCCCTCTAACACCGGACTCCAATGCGCTCCATCCTTCTCGCCCTGCCGCTGTTGATCCTGGCCAGCCCCGCATTGGCCCAGGAGGAGGACAGCGAAGTGTGGCTGACCGGCGGCGCAGGCATTGCGGTGGGCGAGAACAGCGAGATCGATTTCGAGGCGGTCAGCCGGTTCAGCGACGATTCGGGCGGTCTGTACGAAGCGGAGTTCATGGGGGGCTTTACCCAGACAGTCGCAAAGGGCGTGTCGATCCACGGCGGCTATGTTCGCGTCGTCAGCTATTCGCGCGGCGACGTGACGCGCGGTGAGGACCGGTTCCGCGTCCAGCTGGGGCTGTCGGGCGATGCCGGGCCGGTCCGGCTTTCCGGCCGGTTGCGGCTCGAGCATCGATCGGCATCGACCGGCGACGACACTGCCTATCGTTTTCGCCCGCAGATCAAGGCGTCACTGCCGCTGGGGGACAGCGATTTCAGTCTGGTTGCCAGCCATGAAAGCCTGATCCCGCTCAACGACACCGACTGGGGGGAACGCGCGGGCTATGACCGGATGCGGAACCTGGCGGGGGTGTCGTGGAAGGCGAGCGATGCGATCGGCGTCGAGATCGGCTATCTGAACCAGTATCGCTTCGGTCGCGGCACCCGCCGGGACACGATGGACCATGTCTTGTCGCTGAGCGTCGGCCTGTCGCTCTGACGACGATGCGAATGCCCGAAGTTGACACAAAGTTTACGCTAACGCGCAGCTTTGGCGGGTGTCCGAAATCACCAACTGATCTACCCATCGTCGAACTATCGACACGCAGGCGCGGCTGACAGGGTCAAGGAGCGATCCGGGCGTCCGGCATCGCGATGCCAGATCAAATCTATTCCAACATTTCAAGGGGAATGCTGCAACCTTGCCCCGCCCCAACTGTACTGCTAGACTAACACAGTGACTGGAAGCCTTCGCCTCGCCCTAGCCCTGATATTTGGCCTTGTCGGTTGGTATGCAATCGTGGTTGCCGCCGATTATATGCTGGTCAGCGCGGGAGAACTGCCGCCGGGTGTCCGATATACCGCACTGGGCCTGGTCGAACTGGTCTTCGGCGGCGCGATCATCTGGCTCGCGCTCCGTTTCGCGCGGCTGCGCCTGACTGACGCCGGACTCGTCCGCACGGAATTGAAGTCCGACACTCTCGTCGGAATCGGGATTGGCCTCACATTCGCGGCGGTGCAGTTTCTGCTCATCATTCCCGCTACCGGCGGCGCTGCGCGCAGCGACGTTGTCGCCAATGCAGCGCAGATCGGCGAAACCTATGCCGGCTTTTCCGGGATTTTGATCCTCGCCCTGCTCGGATCGACAAGCGAAGAACTGCTGTTTCGCGGCCTGCTGCTGTTCGGCCTGGCGAAGCTGTGCGGGGGAGGAACCGCCGGCAAGATCGTCTCCACCATCGTCGTGGCAACGCTGTTCGCCCTGAGCCATGGCTATCAAGGGTGGGCGGGGATCATCGACACGGGCTTTTATGGCGGACTGCTGATGAGCCTGCTCTATTGGTGGCGGGGTATGCGGCTCGCCGCCCCGATCGCCGCCCATGCGACGTGGAACCTGATCGCTGCAACCGTGA
This genomic interval carries:
- a CDS encoding DUF2490 domain-containing protein, with product MRSILLALPLLILASPALAQEEDSEVWLTGGAGIAVGENSEIDFEAVSRFSDDSGGLYEAEFMGGFTQTVAKGVSIHGGYVRVVSYSRGDVTRGEDRFRVQLGLSGDAGPVRLSGRLRLEHRSASTGDDTAYRFRPQIKASLPLGDSDFSLVASHESLIPLNDTDWGERAGYDRMRNLAGVSWKASDAIGVEIGYLNQYRFGRGTRRDTMDHVLSLSVGLSL
- a CDS encoding CPBP family intramembrane glutamic endopeptidase: MVAADYMLVSAGELPPGVRYTALGLVELVFGGAIIWLALRFARLRLTDAGLVRTELKSDTLVGIGIGLTFAAVQFLLIIPATGGAARSDVVANAAQIGETYAGFSGILILALLGSTSEELLFRGLLLFGLAKLCGGGTAGKIVSTIVVATLFALSHGYQGWAGIIDTGFYGGLLMSLLYWWRGMRLAAPIAAHATWNLIAATVIFLAY
- the fsa gene encoding fructose-6-phosphate aldolase, whose translation is MKFFADTADTNDIRELADAGLLDGVTTNPSLIHKAGRNFLEVVEEICGIVDGPVSAEVVALDYDGMMREAEVVRKIADNVAVKLPMTIEGLKACKALTDDGTMVNVTLCFSANQALLAAKAGATFISPFVGRHDDIGFDGMDLIGDIRLIYDNYAFETEILVASVRHPIHILEAAKLGADVMTAPPAVIRQLVKHPLTDKGIEGFLSDWAKTGQTIG